The following are encoded in a window of Megalobrama amblycephala isolate DHTTF-2021 linkage group LG19, ASM1881202v1, whole genome shotgun sequence genomic DNA:
- the slc24a1 gene encoding sodium/potassium/calcium exchanger 1 isoform X2: MFLTRRKRLQLSRIIFLLSGVFLCSLYQFTIRARLPEAWPEPQRAGYLDDGSGLGLEPGLFEMTKTNLTTVEPKNINHTDGVQPSETATNIPVQTTSTTETPTTTTNRTIVHCIYVDPDLPKPTPVPTPATDTTTLVPNTTASRPGDAPHMKGEYPEDIFSIEDRRNGWVILHIFGMIYMFVSLAIVCDEFFVPTLGVITDKLAISDDVAGATFMAAGGSAPELFTSLIGVFISHSNVGIGTIVGSAVFNILFVIGMCALFSREMLHLTWWPLFRDVSFYILDLIMLIIFFLDNTIMWWESMMLVSGYALYVTFMKFNVQIERAFKSQLMKHKNIVKVIAVEEPEKDNGTSGEENRPPEPEDKNRLKLKPTLQRGGSSASLHNSTMRNTIFQLMIHTLDPLGEVKFKDKAQILNDMARGKVENKKKEKSGEGDGQSEQPNDSKDAAPGSKEEDASQKSEAQKEGDTAAEGGSEKPGGSGDSEDDEEDDSDEDSDEDSDDDDDDDEDDENEDEAEEGDEPLSLEWPDTRRKQATYLFLLPIVFPLWLTVPDVRNPASKKFFVITFLGSIVWIAIFSYLMVWWAHQVGETIGISEEIMGLTILAAGTSIPDLITSVIVARKGLGDMAVSSSVGSNIFDITMGLPVPWLMFSFCHSFAPVTVSSNGLFCAIVLLFLMLLFVIISIAACKWRMNKALGFTMFVLYFVFLVLSVMLEDRIIICPVSI, encoded by the exons ATGTTCCTGACTCGAAGAAAGAGACTTCAGCTCAGCAGGATTATATTTCTTCTGTCTGGGGTTTTCCTTTGTTCTTTATATCAATTCACTATCAGAGCCAGACTTCCAGAAGCCTGGCCTGAGCCCCAGAGAGCAGGATACCTAGACGATGGCTCTGGGCTTGGTCTGGAACCAGGACTGTTTGAGATGACAAAGACTAATTTGACCACAGTTGAGCCAAAGAACATCAACCACACAGATGGGGTCCAGCCGTCAGAGACAGCAACAAATATACCCGTCCAAACAACATCTACAACAGAGACGCCTACAACAACCACAAACAGGACAATTGTCCATTGCATTTATGTGGATCCAGACCTTCCGAAACCCACCCCAGTTCCTACTCCAGCAACCGATACGACCACTCTGGTGCCCAACACTACAGCATCCAGACCTGGAGACGCACCGCACATGAAGGGCGAGTACCCGGAGGACATCTTCTCCATTGAGGATCGACGCAACGGCTGGGTCATTCTCCACATCTTTGGAATGATATACATGTTTGTTTCTTTGGCCATTGTCTGCGATGAGTTTTTCGTCCCTACCCTGGGGGTTATCACAGACAAACTGGCGATCTCAGATGATGTGGCCGGGGCGACCTTTATGGCCGCTGGAGGCTCTGCTCCCGAACTTTTCACTTCCTTGATCGGTGTCTTCATTTCTCATAGCAATGTGGGCATTGGAACCATTGTTGGCTCGGCTGTCTTTAACATCCTGTTTGTGATCGGAATGTGTGCGCTGTTTTCCCGGGAGATGCTTCACCTCACCTGGTGGCCTCTCTTTCGGGACGTGTCGTTCTACATCCTCGATCTCATCATGCTCATCATCTTCTTCTTGGACAACACCATTATGTGGTGGGAGAGTATGATGCTGGTGAGCGGTTATGCTCTCTATGTTACTTTCATGAAGTTCAATGTTCAGATTGAGCGTGCCTTTAAATCTCAGCTCATGAAACACAAGAACATTGTCAAAGTCATCGCGGTGGAAGAACCTGAAAAG GACAATGGGACTTCAGGTGAAGAGAACAGGCCGCCTGAACCAGAAGACAAGAATCGATTAAAG CTGAAGCCCACACTGCAGCGCGGGGGCAGTTCTGCCTCTCTGCATAACAGCACCATGAGGAACACCATCTTCCAACTGATGATTCACACACTGGATCCTCTTGGAGAGG TGAAATTTAAAGACAAGGCTCAGATTTTGAACGACATGGCCCGGGGGAAAGTAGAGAacaaaaagaaggaaaaatcTGGTGAAG GTGATGGTCAATCAGAGCAGCCCAATGATTCCAAAGATGCGGCTCCAGGATCCAAGGAAGAAGACGCCAGTCAAAAGTCTGAGGCACAAAAG GAAGGAGACACTGCAGCAGAAGGAGGCTCAGAGAAGCCAGGAGGTTCAGGCGATTCAGAGGATGATGAGGAAGATGACAGTGATGAAGACAGCGATGAAgacagtgatgatgatgatgatgatgatgaagatgatgaaaaTGAAGATGAGGCTGAAGAAGGAGATGAACCTCTGTCCTTAGAATGGCCAGACACCAGACGCAAACAGGCCACATATTTGTTTCTGTTGCCCATTGTCTTTCCACTGTGGCTAACAGTTCCAGATGTCAGAAACCCT GCATCCAAGAAGTTCTTTGTCATTACCTTCCTTGGCTCAATAGTATGGATTGCTATATTTTCCTATCTTATGGTGTGGTGGGCACATCAA GTGGGTGAGACAATTGGCATCTCTGAGGAAATCATGGGTCTTACCATTCTGGCTGCAGGAACATCAATTCCTGATCTAATCACCAGTGTGATTGTGGCTCGAAAAGGCTTGGGAGACATGGCTGTCTCGAGCTCTGTAGGGAGCAACATATTTGACATCACCATGGG GCTGCCGGTGCCATGGTTGATGTTCTCGTTCTGCCATTCGTTTGCCCCAGTGACTGTGAGCAGTAATGGGCTGTTCTGTGCCATTGTGCTGCTCTTCCTCATGCTCCTCTTCGTCATTATCTCCATCGCTGCCTGTAAGTGGAGGATGAATAAAGCGTTGGGATTCACCATGTTCGTCCTGTACTTTGTGTTCCTGGTGCTCAGTGTCATGCTAGAGGATCGAATCATTATATGTCCCGTGTCCATCTGA
- the slc24a1 gene encoding sodium/potassium/calcium exchanger 1 isoform X1 yields the protein MFLTRRKRLQLSRIIFLLSGVFLCSLYQFTIRARLPEAWPEPQRAGYLDDGSGLGLEPGLFEMTKTNLTTVEPKNINHTDGVQPSETATNIPVQTTSTTETPTTTTNRTIVHCIYVDPDLPKPTPVPTPATDTTTLVPNTTASRPGDAPHMKGEYPEDIFSIEDRRNGWVILHIFGMIYMFVSLAIVCDEFFVPTLGVITDKLAISDDVAGATFMAAGGSAPELFTSLIGVFISHSNVGIGTIVGSAVFNILFVIGMCALFSREMLHLTWWPLFRDVSFYILDLIMLIIFFLDNTIMWWESMMLVSGYALYVTFMKFNVQIERAFKSQLMKHKNIVKVIAVEEPEKDNGTSGEENRPPEPEDKNRLKLKPTLQRGGSSASLHNSTMRNTIFQLMIHTLDPLGEESVFNGDAKARSSLECKVKFKDKAQILNDMARGKVENKKKEKSGEGDGQSEQPNDSKDAAPGSKEEDASQKSEAQKEGDTAAEGGSEKPGGSGDSEDDEEDDSDEDSDEDSDDDDDDDEDDENEDEAEEGDEPLSLEWPDTRRKQATYLFLLPIVFPLWLTVPDVRNPASKKFFVITFLGSIVWIAIFSYLMVWWAHQVGETIGISEEIMGLTILAAGTSIPDLITSVIVARKGLGDMAVSSSVGSNIFDITMGLPVPWLMFSFCHSFAPVTVSSNGLFCAIVLLFLMLLFVIISIAACKWRMNKALGFTMFVLYFVFLVLSVMLEDRIIICPVSI from the exons ATGTTCCTGACTCGAAGAAAGAGACTTCAGCTCAGCAGGATTATATTTCTTCTGTCTGGGGTTTTCCTTTGTTCTTTATATCAATTCACTATCAGAGCCAGACTTCCAGAAGCCTGGCCTGAGCCCCAGAGAGCAGGATACCTAGACGATGGCTCTGGGCTTGGTCTGGAACCAGGACTGTTTGAGATGACAAAGACTAATTTGACCACAGTTGAGCCAAAGAACATCAACCACACAGATGGGGTCCAGCCGTCAGAGACAGCAACAAATATACCCGTCCAAACAACATCTACAACAGAGACGCCTACAACAACCACAAACAGGACAATTGTCCATTGCATTTATGTGGATCCAGACCTTCCGAAACCCACCCCAGTTCCTACTCCAGCAACCGATACGACCACTCTGGTGCCCAACACTACAGCATCCAGACCTGGAGACGCACCGCACATGAAGGGCGAGTACCCGGAGGACATCTTCTCCATTGAGGATCGACGCAACGGCTGGGTCATTCTCCACATCTTTGGAATGATATACATGTTTGTTTCTTTGGCCATTGTCTGCGATGAGTTTTTCGTCCCTACCCTGGGGGTTATCACAGACAAACTGGCGATCTCAGATGATGTGGCCGGGGCGACCTTTATGGCCGCTGGAGGCTCTGCTCCCGAACTTTTCACTTCCTTGATCGGTGTCTTCATTTCTCATAGCAATGTGGGCATTGGAACCATTGTTGGCTCGGCTGTCTTTAACATCCTGTTTGTGATCGGAATGTGTGCGCTGTTTTCCCGGGAGATGCTTCACCTCACCTGGTGGCCTCTCTTTCGGGACGTGTCGTTCTACATCCTCGATCTCATCATGCTCATCATCTTCTTCTTGGACAACACCATTATGTGGTGGGAGAGTATGATGCTGGTGAGCGGTTATGCTCTCTATGTTACTTTCATGAAGTTCAATGTTCAGATTGAGCGTGCCTTTAAATCTCAGCTCATGAAACACAAGAACATTGTCAAAGTCATCGCGGTGGAAGAACCTGAAAAG GACAATGGGACTTCAGGTGAAGAGAACAGGCCGCCTGAACCAGAAGACAAGAATCGATTAAAG CTGAAGCCCACACTGCAGCGCGGGGGCAGTTCTGCCTCTCTGCATAACAGCACCATGAGGAACACCATCTTCCAACTGATGATTCACACACTGGATCCTCTTGGAGAGG AGTCAGTGTTTAATGGAGATGCAAAGGCTAGAAGCTCTTTGGAATGTAAAG TGAAATTTAAAGACAAGGCTCAGATTTTGAACGACATGGCCCGGGGGAAAGTAGAGAacaaaaagaaggaaaaatcTGGTGAAG GTGATGGTCAATCAGAGCAGCCCAATGATTCCAAAGATGCGGCTCCAGGATCCAAGGAAGAAGACGCCAGTCAAAAGTCTGAGGCACAAAAG GAAGGAGACACTGCAGCAGAAGGAGGCTCAGAGAAGCCAGGAGGTTCAGGCGATTCAGAGGATGATGAGGAAGATGACAGTGATGAAGACAGCGATGAAgacagtgatgatgatgatgatgatgatgaagatgatgaaaaTGAAGATGAGGCTGAAGAAGGAGATGAACCTCTGTCCTTAGAATGGCCAGACACCAGACGCAAACAGGCCACATATTTGTTTCTGTTGCCCATTGTCTTTCCACTGTGGCTAACAGTTCCAGATGTCAGAAACCCT GCATCCAAGAAGTTCTTTGTCATTACCTTCCTTGGCTCAATAGTATGGATTGCTATATTTTCCTATCTTATGGTGTGGTGGGCACATCAA GTGGGTGAGACAATTGGCATCTCTGAGGAAATCATGGGTCTTACCATTCTGGCTGCAGGAACATCAATTCCTGATCTAATCACCAGTGTGATTGTGGCTCGAAAAGGCTTGGGAGACATGGCTGTCTCGAGCTCTGTAGGGAGCAACATATTTGACATCACCATGGG GCTGCCGGTGCCATGGTTGATGTTCTCGTTCTGCCATTCGTTTGCCCCAGTGACTGTGAGCAGTAATGGGCTGTTCTGTGCCATTGTGCTGCTCTTCCTCATGCTCCTCTTCGTCATTATCTCCATCGCTGCCTGTAAGTGGAGGATGAATAAAGCGTTGGGATTCACCATGTTCGTCCTGTACTTTGTGTTCCTGGTGCTCAGTGTCATGCTAGAGGATCGAATCATTATATGTCCCGTGTCCATCTGA
- the slc24a1 gene encoding sodium/potassium/calcium exchanger 1 isoform X3, with the protein MFLTRRKRLQLSRIIFLLSGVFLCSLYQFTIRARLPEAWPEPQRAGYLDDGSGLGLEPGLFEMTKTNLTTVEPKNINHTDGVQPSETATNIPVQTTSTTETPTTTTNRTIVHCIYVDPDLPKPTPVPTPATDTTTLVPNTTASRPGDAPHMKGEYPEDIFSIEDRRNGWVILHIFGMIYMFVSLAIVCDEFFVPTLGVITDKLAISDDVAGATFMAAGGSAPELFTSLIGVFISHSNVGIGTIVGSAVFNILFVIGMCALFSREMLHLTWWPLFRDVSFYILDLIMLIIFFLDNTIMWWESMMLVSGYALYVTFMKFNVQIERAFKSQLMKHKNIVKVIAVEEPEKDNGTSGEENRPPEPEDKNRLKLKPTLQRGGSSASLHNSTMRNTIFQLMIHTLDPLGEGDGQSEQPNDSKDAAPGSKEEDASQKSEAQKEGDTAAEGGSEKPGGSGDSEDDEEDDSDEDSDEDSDDDDDDDEDDENEDEAEEGDEPLSLEWPDTRRKQATYLFLLPIVFPLWLTVPDVRNPASKKFFVITFLGSIVWIAIFSYLMVWWAHQVGETIGISEEIMGLTILAAGTSIPDLITSVIVARKGLGDMAVSSSVGSNIFDITMGLPVPWLMFSFCHSFAPVTVSSNGLFCAIVLLFLMLLFVIISIAACKWRMNKALGFTMFVLYFVFLVLSVMLEDRIIICPVSI; encoded by the exons ATGTTCCTGACTCGAAGAAAGAGACTTCAGCTCAGCAGGATTATATTTCTTCTGTCTGGGGTTTTCCTTTGTTCTTTATATCAATTCACTATCAGAGCCAGACTTCCAGAAGCCTGGCCTGAGCCCCAGAGAGCAGGATACCTAGACGATGGCTCTGGGCTTGGTCTGGAACCAGGACTGTTTGAGATGACAAAGACTAATTTGACCACAGTTGAGCCAAAGAACATCAACCACACAGATGGGGTCCAGCCGTCAGAGACAGCAACAAATATACCCGTCCAAACAACATCTACAACAGAGACGCCTACAACAACCACAAACAGGACAATTGTCCATTGCATTTATGTGGATCCAGACCTTCCGAAACCCACCCCAGTTCCTACTCCAGCAACCGATACGACCACTCTGGTGCCCAACACTACAGCATCCAGACCTGGAGACGCACCGCACATGAAGGGCGAGTACCCGGAGGACATCTTCTCCATTGAGGATCGACGCAACGGCTGGGTCATTCTCCACATCTTTGGAATGATATACATGTTTGTTTCTTTGGCCATTGTCTGCGATGAGTTTTTCGTCCCTACCCTGGGGGTTATCACAGACAAACTGGCGATCTCAGATGATGTGGCCGGGGCGACCTTTATGGCCGCTGGAGGCTCTGCTCCCGAACTTTTCACTTCCTTGATCGGTGTCTTCATTTCTCATAGCAATGTGGGCATTGGAACCATTGTTGGCTCGGCTGTCTTTAACATCCTGTTTGTGATCGGAATGTGTGCGCTGTTTTCCCGGGAGATGCTTCACCTCACCTGGTGGCCTCTCTTTCGGGACGTGTCGTTCTACATCCTCGATCTCATCATGCTCATCATCTTCTTCTTGGACAACACCATTATGTGGTGGGAGAGTATGATGCTGGTGAGCGGTTATGCTCTCTATGTTACTTTCATGAAGTTCAATGTTCAGATTGAGCGTGCCTTTAAATCTCAGCTCATGAAACACAAGAACATTGTCAAAGTCATCGCGGTGGAAGAACCTGAAAAG GACAATGGGACTTCAGGTGAAGAGAACAGGCCGCCTGAACCAGAAGACAAGAATCGATTAAAG CTGAAGCCCACACTGCAGCGCGGGGGCAGTTCTGCCTCTCTGCATAACAGCACCATGAGGAACACCATCTTCCAACTGATGATTCACACACTGGATCCTCTTGGAGAGG GTGATGGTCAATCAGAGCAGCCCAATGATTCCAAAGATGCGGCTCCAGGATCCAAGGAAGAAGACGCCAGTCAAAAGTCTGAGGCACAAAAG GAAGGAGACACTGCAGCAGAAGGAGGCTCAGAGAAGCCAGGAGGTTCAGGCGATTCAGAGGATGATGAGGAAGATGACAGTGATGAAGACAGCGATGAAgacagtgatgatgatgatgatgatgatgaagatgatgaaaaTGAAGATGAGGCTGAAGAAGGAGATGAACCTCTGTCCTTAGAATGGCCAGACACCAGACGCAAACAGGCCACATATTTGTTTCTGTTGCCCATTGTCTTTCCACTGTGGCTAACAGTTCCAGATGTCAGAAACCCT GCATCCAAGAAGTTCTTTGTCATTACCTTCCTTGGCTCAATAGTATGGATTGCTATATTTTCCTATCTTATGGTGTGGTGGGCACATCAA GTGGGTGAGACAATTGGCATCTCTGAGGAAATCATGGGTCTTACCATTCTGGCTGCAGGAACATCAATTCCTGATCTAATCACCAGTGTGATTGTGGCTCGAAAAGGCTTGGGAGACATGGCTGTCTCGAGCTCTGTAGGGAGCAACATATTTGACATCACCATGGG GCTGCCGGTGCCATGGTTGATGTTCTCGTTCTGCCATTCGTTTGCCCCAGTGACTGTGAGCAGTAATGGGCTGTTCTGTGCCATTGTGCTGCTCTTCCTCATGCTCCTCTTCGTCATTATCTCCATCGCTGCCTGTAAGTGGAGGATGAATAAAGCGTTGGGATTCACCATGTTCGTCCTGTACTTTGTGTTCCTGGTGCTCAGTGTCATGCTAGAGGATCGAATCATTATATGTCCCGTGTCCATCTGA